A window of Plantibacter sp. PA-3-X8 genomic DNA:
CGGTCCGCCGCCGACTCCGGCTGCTGCGCGAGCACGGCCCGCCCGGCGGCACCGATCACCGGGCCCGCGGCCGGTGTGGGCGCCCCGCCGACGATCGGCGTCCGGTTCGGTCCAGGCGCGGGCAGTCCGATCGGCGCCCAGCCGCCCTCGATCGGTGTGTCGTCCGGTCGCTGCATGTGATCCCCCGTGGTCGCGAACAGCTTCCCACGCTACGGAGCGACGGCGCGGGGCGCATCCGCCGACCGGGGGATCACCCGGTGAGGTGACAGCCGCAGGACTCCCGCAGGAGGAGCCCGACGGGGACGACGGTGCTGCGCTCGTGCTCACCGTCCGCGTCACCGAAGCGGGCGAGCGCCCGGGTGGCGGCCAGGCGGCCCAGTCGTGCCGGGTCCTGTTCGATGACACTGACCGCCGGATCGAGCTGGTCGGCCATCGGGAAGTCGCCGAAGCCGAGCGAGGCGATCCCCCGCGAGCGCAGCGCTGGGACGAGCGCCATCGTCACGCGCGCGTTCGCCGAGAACAGGGCCGTCGGCGGGGAGGCGAGGGCGAGGAGACCGTCCACCACGGTGGCAGCCGGTTCGCGGTCCGTCGCGTCGAGGCTGACGAGGGCGTCGTCGAGGTCGATCCCGCTCTCGGCGAGCGCCGAACGGTAGCCCTCGAGTCGGCGACGGGTGCTCGGCGGGTGTGCCGAGTCGGCGATGAAGGCGACGCGGGCGTGCCCATGCTCGAGCAGGTGCCTCGTCGCGAGGTAGGCGCCGCGGTGGTCGTCCTCGACGAAGCTGTCGGCGTCGAGCCCGCCTGGGGCGCGGTCGACGAACACGATGGGCGTGTGCTCGGCCCACGGCGCGAGCCACGACTGGTCCTCCGCGACGGGCGCGAGGACGAGCCCCATGAGCTGCGAGCGGAGCAGCGAGTCGAGCACGGCACGCTCGCGCGCCGGGTCGTCGCCGATGCTCGTGACGAGGGTGGTGATGCCCGACACCGAGCAGACCTCCTCGACGGCTCGGACGACCGCGGCGAAGAAGGGGTCGACGACGTCCGGGACCGCGACGCCGACGGAGGAGGACCGCCCGGCGCGGAAGGTGCGCGCCAGGACGTTCGGGACGTAGTTCAGTTCCCGCATGGCCGATTCGACCCGCGACCGCGTCTCCGGGAGCACGTGCGGGTCGTCGTTGAACACGCGGGAGACCGTCTTCGAGCTCACCCCGGCGAGGGACGCCACGTCCTGCATCGTGGCCATGGCTGCTCCTCGGGTGGTTCCACCTGC
This region includes:
- a CDS encoding LacI family DNA-binding transcriptional regulator; this encodes MATMQDVASLAGVSSKTVSRVFNDDPHVLPETRSRVESAMRELNYVPNVLARTFRAGRSSSVGVAVPDVVDPFFAAVVRAVEEVCSVSGITTLVTSIGDDPARERAVLDSLLRSQLMGLVLAPVAEDQSWLAPWAEHTPIVFVDRAPGGLDADSFVEDDHRGAYLATRHLLEHGHARVAFIADSAHPPSTRRRLEGYRSALAESGIDLDDALVSLDATDREPAATVVDGLLALASPPTALFSANARVTMALVPALRSRGIASLGFGDFPMADQLDPAVSVIEQDPARLGRLAATRALARFGDADGEHERSTVVPVGLLLRESCGCHLTG